The Pseudomonadota bacterium genomic interval ATCTAATGTTCAAGATACCCATCACTGAAAACACAGTACTAGATTTAGGTTGCGGAGACAAGCGACTTAGTAAAATGTATCCACATAAGAAGGTGGTTACAGTTGATGCCTTCCCTGCATGTAACCCCGATCATGTACTTAATATTGGTACTGATAAGCTTCCATTTGAAGATAAATCATTTGATGTAGTTGTCATGTCTGATGTTCTTGAGCATATTTCACGTATACATGGTGTCTTTGCTTTGAGTGAAGCTCAGCGCGTAACTAAACTCAGACTGATTGTTATTACACCCACAAAATGGGATTGTAATAATCGTTATTTCAATGATCGAAACTTTCCAGAATATTTTCAAAATAGTTTCAATCTCCATCGTTCCATTTATGCAGTAACTGATTTCCCTGGATGGAAAATAGTATTAAATGACCCTAAATATCTGTGGGTAGAATGGAGTCCGAAATGATAACTTATAGCATTTGTTTCCCATACTGCTTAAGACTTAATCTCTTAAAGAATACTTTAGAATCTTTTCGTGAACAGTACTCTTATAGGCGGGATTTTGAAATCTGTATTGCAGAAGACCCCAACAATGCTAAGGAACATATACAGTTCCTTAACCTAATTAAGGAATATCATGACTTAACTATTATCACTAAAATAGGGTCACATCGAGGTATTTGTTATCTTTGGAATCTATCCGTAGAGATTTCGCATGGTAAGTATACCATAATCACTTCACCCGAAGTAAAACCCGAATGTGATATCC includes:
- a CDS encoding class I SAM-dependent methyltransferase, with product LMFKIPITENTVLDLGCGDKRLSKMYPHKKVVTVDAFPACNPDHVLNIGTDKLPFEDKSFDVVVMSDVLEHISRIHGVFALSEAQRVTKLRLIVITPTKWDCNNRYFNDRNFPEYFQNSFNLHRSIYAVTDFPGWKIVLNDPKYLWVEWSPK